One Chitinivibrionia bacterium genomic window carries:
- the glgA gene encoding glycogen synthase GlgA: protein MNILFVASEAVPFAKTGGLADVVSSLAAYLHANGHNVKIVIPYYKAIKDKTGDGKGKIKVKQVMGSFCVHMGNAQEQWCGLYETKGFGDVPVWFIECDNFFNRDGIYHDKNYNDFGDNPSRFAFLSNAALRACIDTGFSPDIIHAHDWQAAPALAYAKTWYWDNPIVGRAATVLTVHNAQYQGTYPKENFNYMGFGWQHWTSDKFEDNGHINMLKAGIYFAEAVNTVSPTHALEISSPHSEFGLAPYFSAKGKNFCGILNGVDYNEWNPEKDPLIKSKFSSSDISGKKICKKDLQNRFHLKEDDNIPIIGIVARMASQKGYDLLAGVLEKILNDFEVQFAVVGSGDKGLEGYFGWLPAAYGGKIGSYIGYNEELAHVVEAGSDMFLMPSRFEPCGLNQMYSLKYGTLPIVRKVGGLADSVDNYNPYTGVGTGFVFEDASPDAIYGTIKWAIETWYNNKDHFVGMQKRAMEVDFSWNVAGKHYMALYNKAIATREEYNKAFTLTPKSADTSETEE, encoded by the coding sequence ATGAACATTCTTTTTGTCGCGTCGGAAGCAGTTCCGTTCGCAAAAACAGGCGGGCTTGCCGATGTAGTATCTTCACTTGCGGCGTATTTGCACGCAAACGGGCACAACGTTAAAATCGTAATTCCTTATTATAAGGCAATAAAAGACAAAACCGGCGACGGTAAAGGAAAAATCAAAGTTAAGCAAGTTATGGGGTCTTTCTGCGTTCACATGGGAAATGCTCAAGAGCAGTGGTGCGGGCTTTACGAAACAAAAGGTTTCGGCGATGTTCCCGTATGGTTTATTGAATGCGATAACTTCTTTAACCGCGACGGAATTTATCACGACAAAAATTACAACGATTTCGGAGACAATCCGAGCAGATTTGCGTTTTTATCGAATGCGGCGCTCAGAGCTTGTATTGACACGGGCTTTTCTCCCGACATCATTCACGCCCACGACTGGCAGGCGGCTCCTGCGTTGGCTTATGCCAAAACTTGGTATTGGGATAACCCGATTGTAGGTCGCGCGGCAACTGTTCTTACTGTTCATAACGCGCAGTATCAGGGAACTTATCCAAAAGAAAATTTCAATTATATGGGCTTTGGATGGCAACATTGGACGAGCGACAAATTTGAAGACAACGGTCATATAAATATGCTTAAAGCAGGCATTTATTTTGCGGAAGCGGTAAATACGGTAAGTCCGACGCACGCTCTCGAAATTTCGTCGCCGCATTCGGAATTCGGTCTTGCACCTTATTTTAGCGCAAAAGGTAAAAATTTCTGCGGAATATTAAACGGCGTGGATTATAATGAATGGAACCCCGAAAAAGACCCGCTTATAAAAAGCAAATTTTCATCTTCGGATATATCGGGAAAAAAGATTTGCAAAAAGGATTTGCAGAACAGATTTCATCTTAAAGAAGACGACAACATTCCGATTATCGGCATAGTTGCGAGAATGGCGAGCCAAAAAGGCTACGACCTTCTTGCGGGCGTTTTGGAAAAAATTCTGAACGACTTTGAAGTGCAGTTTGCCGTTGTAGGTTCGGGTGATAAAGGTCTGGAAGGTTATTTCGGTTGGCTTCCTGCCGCTTACGGTGGAAAAATCGGCTCTTATATCGGATATAACGAAGAACTTGCGCACGTTGTTGAAGCAGGTTCCGATATGTTCCTGATGCCTTCGCGCTTTGAGCCGTGCGGACTTAATCAGATGTATTCGCTTAAATACGGCACGCTTCCCATTGTTCGCAAGGTCGGCGGATTGGCGGATTCGGTAGATAATTACAATCCTTACACGGGAGTGGGAACGGGCTTTGTTTTTGAAGACGCGTCGCCCGATGCCATTTACGGAACAATTAAATGGGCAATCGAAACGTGGTACAATAACAAAGACCACTTTGTAGGTATGCAAAAACGCGCAATGGAAGTGGATTTCTCGTGGAATGTCGCAGGAAAACATTATATGGCTCTGTATAACAAGGCGATAGCCACACGCGAAGAATACAATAAAGCGTTTACTTTAACGCCTAAAAGCGCCGATACCTCGGAAACAGAGGAGTAA
- a CDS encoding polysaccharide deacetylase family protein, with amino-acid sequence MKFSVKFNNLLLTFACVCVCASVIFAQPARNQGRREDLSRSDFPPGTKFVALTFDDGPNTTYTVQVLDELKRLGAHASFYIQGQKVNPQTIPILQRMVHEGHDIDNHSWNHPSFGQDLEPGTIPQITTAVAARDQLRRTSQAIFDAVGFWPFSFRAPFLEWGTFAWSGIDVLAGLDREMAMAFIDTGIDPADFNNQGNPQGIASNILGRSDAVLDGGIILLHDCGGPRHGTVASLQLFIPQLRQRGFEIVTVRELFMIMGNSPELFGGLWGGSAMWPRVNQRADLQNTHTTPTWRTDGITERLFSEDWMTRDWWTCSTAPWDRDLSQPCDPSQQRFTVSFNTVGGSAVSSASVVGGSTVNRPADPTRDNSAFDTWLLNGTPFDFSTPITASITLVARWNSVGGGQYQEVIGWTWDGGQITWTSRADAHDRNSSANISNQNPLTAALHVGINDTISRNPNVINWTWANVSAFFTAGLFNNLTGVEITYTSNLPAMLTIGSTARLGDDAVVYSVELPASATQNTLMFSLSDFEAPQWMWDWDNADAGTIRYLNDVAKANIISGLEIAHENRGETLNITVSSIKLHGISGGNPSVIPSSRNVSRTSGNALAINSFNAGNLNLNVSSAGMYNVSIHDISGRVLAQTSASLTAGANSLQLGQNIARGVVIVRVQGANATLTRRISIR; translated from the coding sequence ATGAAATTTTCGGTGAAATTTAACAATTTACTCTTGACATTTGCGTGTGTGTGTGTGTGTGCAAGTGTTATTTTCGCTCAACCCGCAAGAAATCAAGGAAGAAGAGAAGATTTAAGTCGTTCGGATTTTCCTCCGGGAACAAAATTTGTCGCTTTGACTTTCGATGATGGACCGAATACTACCTATACGGTACAGGTTTTGGACGAGCTAAAACGTCTCGGTGCGCACGCGTCTTTTTATATTCAAGGGCAAAAAGTAAATCCGCAAACCATACCGATTTTACAACGAATGGTACACGAAGGACACGATATTGATAACCATTCGTGGAACCACCCGTCGTTTGGACAGGATCTCGAACCGGGAACTATTCCGCAAATAACCACTGCCGTTGCAGCGCGCGACCAATTGCGCAGAACTTCGCAGGCAATTTTTGATGCTGTCGGGTTTTGGCCATTTTCTTTCCGCGCGCCGTTTTTGGAGTGGGGAACATTTGCTTGGAGCGGAATAGATGTTTTGGCGGGACTTGACCGTGAAATGGCTATGGCATTTATTGATACGGGAATAGACCCTGCGGATTTCAACAACCAAGGTAATCCACAGGGAATAGCAAGCAATATATTGGGTCGAAGCGATGCTGTTTTGGATGGCGGAATTATTCTTTTGCACGACTGCGGCGGTCCTCGACACGGAACGGTTGCATCTTTACAGTTGTTCATACCTCAACTCAGACAGAGAGGATTTGAAATTGTCACCGTTCGCGAACTTTTTATGATTATGGGCAATTCGCCTGAATTGTTTGGAGGTTTGTGGGGAGGGTCAGCTATGTGGCCAAGAGTTAATCAAAGAGCAGACCTGCAAAACACACACACAACTCCTACTTGGCGCACAGACGGGATTACAGAGCGTCTTTTCTCTGAAGATTGGATGACACGCGACTGGTGGACGTGCTCGACTGCACCGTGGGACAGAGATTTGTCGCAACCTTGCGATCCTTCACAACAAAGATTTACCGTATCATTTAACACTGTCGGCGGTTCTGCGGTCAGTTCGGCAAGCGTTGTCGGAGGAAGCACGGTAAATCGTCCTGCCGACCCGACAAGAGACAACTCTGCTTTCGATACTTGGCTTCTTAACGGAACGCCGTTTGATTTCTCTACCCCGATAACAGCAAGCATAACACTTGTCGCAAGATGGAACTCCGTCGGCGGAGGTCAATATCAGGAAGTTATCGGCTGGACTTGGGACGGCGGTCAGATTACTTGGACTTCGCGCGCAGACGCTCACGACAGAAATTCTTCGGCAAACATAAGCAATCAAAATCCGCTGACTGCGGCGCTACACGTCGGAATAAACGACACTATTTCGAGAAATCCGAATGTAATTAACTGGACTTGGGCAAATGTCAGTGCATTTTTCACAGCGGGACTTTTTAACAATCTTACGGGAGTAGAAATCACATATACTTCTAATTTGCCTGCTATGCTAACAATCGGCTCAACAGCTCGATTAGGAGACGATGCGGTCGTCTATTCAGTGGAATTGCCTGCATCTGCGACCCAAAATACGCTTATGTTCTCTTTGTCGGATTTTGAAGCGCCGCAATGGATGTGGGATTGGGATAATGCCGACGCAGGTACTATAAGGTATCTCAACGACGTTGCAAAAGCAAACATAATTTCGGGACTTGAAATCGCTCACGAAAACCGCGGAGAAACCCTTAATATTACTGTATCATCCATTAAACTCCACGGAATAAGCGGCGGAAATCCGTCTGTAATTCCGAGCTCGCGAAACGTAAGCAGAACGAGCGGCAACGCGTTGGCAATCAACAGCTTTAATGCAGGAAACCTTAACTTGAACGTTTCGAGTGCGGGAATGTACAACGTTTCAATTCACGATATTTCGGGAAGAGTACTCGCACAAACAAGTGCAAGCCTTACAGCAGGCGCTAATTCTCTGCAATTAGGACAAAACATCGCAAGAGGCGTAGTTATTGTTCGTGTTCAGGGCGCCAATGCCACTTTAACGAGAAGAATTTCGATTAGATAA
- a CDS encoding polysaccharide deacetylase family protein, which translates to MKFSVKLNRFLIALILLCVCVSGIASTAYAQRRYPTRSQFPANARFIALTFDDGPTTNETVRILDTLRAMERELNATINATFYVNGAMFNAQTRPILRRMIAEGHDVDNHGWYHLSHGGAHSDSRLNGQNVVLSTPQQARENIQRLSQEIFDVTGHWPFSFRAPFFEWGSQLNGIDVELNMPFMHAGFDSFDWREANQNNPQAMGADIVARALASSGGEIILMHDAPIGTRDGTVRSLRYFIPQLIAQGYHFVTVRELFMIKQAQPERFRNINHGPNSKVPMGRYNHRDFWPNNKDNWWTQDWWSCPTPPWERTTEYDMEIDEGWRVITERVRGITINCNAVITQRWTVNFNLNGGTHTGGGELTQTVNNGQNATLPTVINSGHRLTGWSGGSHTNITSNRTLTAQWERTDGGGDFQEVIGWTWDGGQITWTEGADTHNRNSSANISSQNPLTATLHVGQNDEPANIWTWATVSTFFAERLFDNLTAIEITYTANLPLQLRIGSTARLGNDQIFYFAELPPSSTLNTPLILPLSAFEAPQWMWDWTNADAGTIRALPDVAKANIISGLTFAHENYGETVNLTVSSIKLHGISGGNPSVIPSSRNVSRASGSTLAINGFNAGNLSLNVGQAGMYDISIHSIDGRMLSQTSANLVSGVNSLNIGQNIARGVVVVRIQGANATLVRRISVR; encoded by the coding sequence ATGAAATTTTCAGTAAAACTCAACAGGTTCTTGATTGCGCTAATCCTCTTGTGTGTGTGTGTATCGGGAATTGCGAGCACCGCTTATGCTCAACGCAGGTATCCAACCCGTTCGCAGTTTCCCGCAAATGCGAGATTTATCGCCTTAACTTTCGACGACGGTCCGACCACCAATGAAACCGTTCGGATATTGGATACATTGAGAGCAATGGAGCGCGAACTCAACGCAACTATCAATGCGACTTTTTATGTTAACGGCGCGATGTTTAACGCTCAAACTCGTCCGATATTACGGCGTATGATAGCCGAAGGACACGATGTTGATAATCACGGTTGGTATCATTTGTCTCACGGCGGAGCGCACTCTGATTCCAGATTAAACGGACAGAATGTGGTATTGAGTACACCTCAGCAAGCGCGTGAAAATATACAGCGCCTATCTCAAGAAATATTTGATGTAACGGGACATTGGCCATTTTCTTTTCGCGCTCCGTTTTTTGAATGGGGAAGCCAGTTAAACGGGATAGACGTTGAACTCAATATGCCTTTTATGCACGCCGGATTTGATTCATTTGACTGGCGGGAGGCAAATCAAAACAATCCTCAAGCTATGGGAGCCGACATTGTTGCTAGAGCATTGGCATCTTCGGGCGGCGAGATAATTCTTATGCACGACGCTCCTATCGGCACACGAGACGGAACAGTCAGGTCTTTGAGATATTTTATTCCTCAACTTATTGCGCAAGGGTATCACTTTGTAACAGTTCGCGAATTGTTTATGATTAAACAGGCGCAACCGGAACGTTTCCGCAACATAAATCACGGTCCTAATTCCAAAGTGCCTATGGGAAGATATAACCACAGAGATTTTTGGCCAAACAACAAAGATAATTGGTGGACACAAGATTGGTGGTCGTGCCCAACTCCGCCTTGGGAGAGAACAACAGAATACGATATGGAAATTGATGAAGGCTGGCGTGTGATTACGGAGAGAGTGAGAGGCATTACCATAAATTGCAACGCAGTCATTACGCAACGCTGGACGGTTAATTTTAATTTAAACGGCGGAACTCACACAGGCGGCGGAGAACTAACACAAACCGTAAATAACGGACAAAACGCAACCTTGCCGACAGTTATTAACAGCGGACACAGGCTTACAGGTTGGAGCGGCGGAAGTCATACAAATATTACTTCCAACAGGACGCTTACCGCACAATGGGAACGCACAGACGGCGGCGGAGATTTTCAAGAAGTTATCGGCTGGACTTGGGACGGCGGACAAATTACTTGGACAGAGGGCGCTGATACTCACAACAGAAATTCTTCGGCGAACATAAGTAGCCAAAATCCGCTGACTGCTACTCTACACGTCGGACAAAACGATGAACCTGCCAATATTTGGACTTGGGCAACGGTTTCCACGTTCTTTGCAGAGAGACTTTTTGACAACCTTACGGCGATAGAAATTACTTACACCGCTAATTTGCCGCTTCAGTTAAGAATTGGTTCAACGGCGCGGTTGGGGAACGACCAAATCTTCTATTTCGCAGAATTGCCCCCATCTTCAACATTGAATACGCCGCTTATATTACCGTTATCTGCATTTGAAGCGCCGCAATGGATGTGGGATTGGACTAATGCCGACGCAGGCACTATCAGAGCCCTCCCTGATGTTGCCAAAGCAAACATAATTTCGGGACTTACGTTTGCTCACGAAAACTACGGAGAAACCGTAAATCTTACCGTATCGTCGATAAAACTTCACGGAATAAGCGGCGGAAATCCGTCTGTAATTCCGAGTTCGCGAAACGTAAGCAGAGCGAGCGGCAGTACATTGGCAATTAACGGCTTCAACGCAGGAAATCTCAGCCTGAACGTCGGACAAGCTGGAATGTATGATATTTCAATTCACAGCATTGACGGAAGAATGCTTTCGCAAACGAGCGCAAACCTTGTTTCGGGTGTGAATTCTCTGAATATCGGACAAAATATTGCAAGAGGCGTGGTTGTAGTTCGTATTCAAGGCGCAAACGCAACTTTGGTAAGGCGAATTTCGGTTAGATAG